In one Rutidosis leptorrhynchoides isolate AG116_Rl617_1_P2 chromosome 8, CSIRO_AGI_Rlap_v1, whole genome shotgun sequence genomic region, the following are encoded:
- the LOC139864146 gene encoding uncharacterized protein, whose amino-acid sequence MNEISTLQLVDNQDKWYWSQWGFASLVTMLAWFRGDPGSSLTRGFSPPARLDGGGFLLERAMQCDLTTNRAMKTNLPFKKKDKWYWNLNSNGIFLVASARIQIDDRVLPSSSFSTFWNTDLPRKINIFMWQFRLDKLPHRLNISLRGMRINTICFPVCGCGVEDIDHIFFGAQWLMNYGN is encoded by the coding sequence ATGAATGAAATCAGTACATTGCAGTTAGTTGATAATCAAGATAAATGGTATTggagccaatggggctttgcctcattggtaacCATGCTTGCATGGTTTCGAGGAGACCCGGGTTCGAGTCTCACCAGGGGGTTTTCCCCACCTGCCCGTTTGGATGGTGGCGGTTTCCTCCTGGAACGTGCGATGCAATGCGATCTAACCACTAACCGTGCGATGAAAACtaacttgccgttcaaaaaaaaagatAAATGGTATTGGAATCTCAATTCTAATGGTATTTTTTTAGTGGCATCGGCCCGTATTCAGATAGATGATCGAGTACTACCTTCGAGTTCATTTTCAACTTTTTGGAACACGGATCTCCCTCGTAAGATTAACATTTTTATGTGGCAGTTTCGTTTGGACAAGCTTCCACATAGACTTAATATTTctttaagaggtatgagaattaatACTATTTGTTTCCCGGTATGTGGTTGTGGAGTTGAAGATATAGATCATATTTTTTTTGGTGCTCAATGGCTAATGAATTATGGAAATTAG